In Polyangia bacterium, one DNA window encodes the following:
- a CDS encoding peroxiredoxin: MAESTLTVGKKAPSFSLKNQDDQTVKLADLGGRWAVLYFYPKDDTPGCTIEACDFTDGLKDFEKLEASVYGCSPDSTERHRKFIAKYKLKVSLLSDPAHETIERYGAWGEKNLYGKISMGVIRSTVIIDPQGKVAFHWPKVSAKGHAEAVREKLKELKV, from the coding sequence ATGGCCGAGTCGACCCTGACCGTGGGCAAGAAAGCCCCGAGTTTTTCCCTCAAGAACCAGGACGACCAGACCGTGAAGCTGGCCGATCTGGGCGGGCGGTGGGCGGTTCTTTATTTTTATCCGAAAGACGACACGCCCGGCTGCACCATCGAGGCTTGTGACTTTACCGACGGGCTCAAGGACTTCGAGAAACTGGAGGCCAGCGTCTACGGCTGCAGCCCCGACTCGACCGAGCGCCACCGGAAGTTCATCGCCAAGTACAAGCTTAAAGTCAGTCTGCTGTCCGACCCGGCGCACGAGACCATCGAACGGTACGGCGCCTGGGGCGAAAAAAATCTCTACGGAAAGATCAGCATGGGCGTCATTCGCTCCACGGTGATCATCGACCCGCAAGGCAAGGTGGCCTTCCATTGGCCGAAGGTCAGCGCCAAAGGTCACGCCGAAGCGGTACGGGAAAAATTGAAAGAGCTAAAAGTCTAG
- a CDS encoding flagellin has protein sequence MGMSIKTNISSLEAQKNLMNTENALDSSLGKLSSGFRITKASDDAAGLAISVNLGAQIASYGQAIRNANDALNVIQTAESSMNESQNIITRLRELASEAASSGIGNTERGYIQNEVNALTSEIDRIANATEYNGVSLINSSIALTFQVGIRNVALNDQITVSTANATTAALGLNGLSFTTLTGAEAALSILDDAMQTISAARATMGAQSNRMQSVINTATTESVSLSAAQSRIRDVDVAEETSNLSRQQILMQAGVSVLAQANQVPQAALKLISG, from the coding sequence ATGGGAATGTCGATCAAAACCAACATCAGTTCTTTGGAAGCCCAAAAGAACCTCATGAACACCGAGAACGCTCTCGACAGTTCATTGGGCAAGCTGTCTTCGGGCTTCCGGATCACCAAGGCTTCAGACGATGCGGCCGGCCTGGCGATCTCCGTCAACCTCGGCGCGCAGATTGCCAGCTACGGTCAAGCGATCCGCAACGCCAACGACGCCCTCAACGTCATCCAGACGGCCGAGTCGTCGATGAACGAATCGCAGAACATCATCACCCGTCTGCGCGAGCTGGCGTCGGAAGCGGCGTCGTCCGGCATCGGCAACACCGAGCGCGGGTACATCCAGAACGAGGTCAACGCCCTGACCTCGGAAATCGACCGTATCGCCAACGCCACCGAGTACAACGGCGTCTCGCTGATCAACTCGTCCATCGCGCTGACCTTCCAGGTCGGTATCCGCAACGTGGCCCTCAACGATCAGATCACGGTCAGCACCGCCAACGCCACCACGGCCGCATTGGGCCTCAACGGCCTCAGCTTCACCACCCTGACCGGCGCCGAGGCGGCCCTGTCGATCCTCGACGACGCCATGCAGACCATCTCGGCGGCGCGCGCCACCATGGGCGCCCAGTCGAACCGCATGCAGTCGGTCATCAACACGGCGACCACCGAATCGGTCAGCCTCTCGGCGGCGCAAAGCCGTATTCGCGACGTCGACGTGGCCGAAGAAACCTCGAACCTGTCCCGTCAGCAGATCCTCATGCAGGCCGGCGTCTCGGTTCTCGCCCAGGCGAACCAGGTCCCGCAGGCCGCGCTGAAGCTGATCAGCGGTTAG